A window from Telopea speciosissima isolate NSW1024214 ecotype Mountain lineage chromosome 8, Tspe_v1, whole genome shotgun sequence encodes these proteins:
- the LOC122672229 gene encoding protein FAR1-RELATED SEQUENCE 5-like — MDLNELEYTYNDVVDGEKYVSDRNDTGSSDVLNDGSDSDNTLNEVGDDGYDGRNSDDEDWVNSQSADSNDNSTSSDNDLVNEVDNEEAVDLSVDQDESIPVMSTYINDLEPTIGMVFRTDDEAYEHYNNYAKEFGFSVRKYRVDRSKIDKEVVAKYYVCSNQGEKIYDKRRKVDYQPRVTKKTNCGALLKIKSNNGLWVVDKFVKEHNHMLVDRNETFRLRSHQKKHRGTVDLIERLHKCGIPVSLIMRIVKDFAGSEQFVGISDAFCLNLLRSKRRKCIGLDCEETIKYLESKRASDVGFYYDIRINEEQQLNGLFWVDGRVREQYKIFGDVMYMLLGCGLIADETKESFVWLFRTWLQAM; from the exons ATGGACTTGAATGAATTAGAGTATACATACAACGATGTTGTTGATGGGGAAAAATATGTGTCAGATAGAAATGACACAGGGTCAAGTGATGTCCTAAATGATGGTAGTGACAGTGACAATACATTGAATGAAGTGGGTGATGATGGTTATGATGGTAGAAattcagatgatgaagattggGTTAATTCTCAAAGTGCAGATAGTAATGATAACAGCACATCTTCTGATAATGATTTAGTCAATGAGGTTGATAATGAAGAAGCTGTGGATTTGAGCGTAGATCAGGATGAGAGTATCCCGGTCATGAGCACCTACATTAATGACTTGGAACCCACTATTGGCATGGTATTCCGGACTGATGATGAGGCATATGAACATTATAACAATTATGCCAAGGAATTTGGGTTTTCAGTTAGGAAATACAGGGTTGATCGCTCAAAGAtagataaagaagtagtagcAAAATACTATGTGTGTTCAAATCAAGGTGAGAAAATATATGACAAACGGAGAAAAGTGGATTACCAGCCTCGTGTGACAAAGAAAACTAATTGTGGGGCTCTATTAAAGATCAAGAGTAATAATGGATTGTGGGTGGTGGATAAATTTGTAAAGGAGCACAACCATATGTTGGTAGACAGGAATGAGACTTTCAGACTTAGATCACATCAGAAAAAGCATAGAGGTACAGTTGACCTTATAGAACGACTCCATAAGTGTGGGATACCAGTTTCACTTATAATGAGAATTGTAAAAGATTTTGCTGGCAGTGAGCAATTTGTTGGTATAAGTGATGCATTTTGTCTGAATCTACTAAGGTCAAAGCGAAGGAAATGCATAGGGTTAGATTGTGAAGAAACAATTAAGTATTTGGAGAGTAAAAGGGCATCAGATGTAGGGTTTTATTATGATATCCGAATCAATGAAGAGCAACAACTTAATGGGCTTTTTTGGGTGGATGGTAGAGTACGGGAACAATACAAGATTTTTGGTGATGTTATG TATATGCTTTTGGGTTGTGGCCTAATAGCTGATGAGACAAAGGAATCATTTGTATGGCTATTTAGGACATGGCTTCAAGCAATGTAA